DNA sequence from the Cupriavidus oxalaticus genome:
CGGTGGGCATCGAGCACATAGCCGCCGGATGCCATGCGCGATACCGAGGCCGTGCTGATGCCGAGCACACTCGCTACCACCGCCTGGCTGATGCCGAGGAAGCCGGCGGCGCGCATTACCGCCTTGGTCAGCGTGGTGCCGGGGTCGGGGCCGCCGGCGGGGTCTGTTTCCGGGATCCGCCTGGATTGCATCGCCTTGCTCCTGTTTCTTGAGAAAGATTATAGGCGAACGATTTCAGAAGGGAAGTGCTTGACGTAAAAAGCGCCCGGCCCGCCGGGTTCTGGCGGGCCGGTATCGGTTAGACAGGCGTGCAGGCTAATAGGTCTCGATATGCAGCCGGCCCTCGGCTTTCATGGTGGCTTCCAGTTCGGCCCAGCTGCGGCCGGCACCGGTGCAGACCGCGTCGAAGGCGGCCAGCACGCCTGCCTCCATCCCTTTCAGGCCACAGATGTAGACATGGCCGTTCGGATCCGCGAGCAGGGTGGCCGCGGCATCGGCGGCCTCGCGGATCGCGTCCTGCACATAGCGGCGCGGCGCGTCGGGATCGCGCGAAAAGGCGAAATGGATGTCGAGGAAATCCCTGGGCAGCTTGAGCAGCGGGCCGAAGTAGGGCAACTCGCTGGCGTTGCGCGCGCCGAAAAACAGCATCCGGCGCCCGCTGAAGTGCGCCAGGTTGCGGCGCATGCGCTCGGTCATGGCGCGCATCGGTGCCGAGCCGGTGCCGGTGCAGACCATCATCACGCTGGCCTGGGCGTGGTTGGGCATCAGGAAGGTGGTGCCGAACGGGCCCACCACCTGGACGGTATCGCCCTTGGCCAGGTCGCACAGGTAGCTGGACGCCACGCCGCGCACCGGCCGGCCGTCATGGTCCTGGTCGACCCGCTTTACCGTCAGCGCGAGGTTGTTGTAGCCGGGACGCTCGCCGTCGCGCGGACTGGCCACCGAGTACATGCGGATGTAGTGCGGCTTGCCGGCGTCGTCGGTGCCCGGCGGCACGATGCCGATCGACTGGCCTTCCAGGATGGGGAAGAAATGGGTGCCGAAGTCCAGCACGATATGGTGGATATCGCTGGATGCGTCGTCGGCGGTGAGCCGGTAGTTGCCGGCCACCGTCGCCGTGACCGGGGCGCGCACGCCGTGCAGGTTCACATACGGGTGCGCCGCCGACCATGGCGCGCGCGGCGAGGTGTGGCGGCTGGTTTCCACCGACTGGATCGTGGCTTCAGGCGTAGCCGTGGCTGGCGTTGCTGAGCCGGCACCTTCGGCCGCGGTGTCCAGTTCAGGCAGCGGCACCTCGGCCGGCAGTTCGTCCCACAGCAGCTGCGCCGCGATGGGATAGGCGTCGCCGCGCAGCATGGTGCGCCAGTTGTCGATGGCGCCGGTCGGGCACGGCGACAGGCAGGCGTTGCAGCCGTTGCAGACGTCGGCCTTGACCACGTAGTTGCGGTCGTCGTGGGTGATGGCGTCGATCGGGCAGGTGTCTTCGCACGTATTGCAGCGGATGCAGATTTCCGGGTCGATCAGGTGCTGCTTGATGATGTCGGGGGCGCCCATCCTTTATCTCCGGTATCTCCTTGCCGGCTTCTGGCCAGGCTCAGTTGAAGCGCACGTACTCGAAATCCATCGGCTGGCGGTTGATGCCCACCGCCGGCGGCGCGATCCAGTTGGCGTACTTGCCGGGCTCGACCACGCGGCCCATCAGGCTGGCGACAAAGGCGCGGTCCTCGTCGGTGGCGAGCCACTTGCGCTCGTTGGCCTTCCACTCGGCCTCGGAGATCAGCTCGCCCTGCGGCGACACATGCACATTGGCCAGCGTGCCGATCTTGCGGTTGAAGGCCTTGTGCGGCACGGTCAGGCGGAAGGGGATGCCGGCTTTCTCGATCACCTTGTTCCAGCGCGCCACGCCGCCCATGCTGTCCTTGATGTAGTCGTCGCGCAGCACTTCATTGAGCGCATTGAGCATCGGCACCTCGCGCTCGCCCAGGCGGCCGTCGCGCACTTCCAGCACGCGGTAGGCATCGCCCTTGAGCACATGGTCGTCGGCGCGCTTGCCTTCCTCGAAGCGCCCCTTCAGGCCGGCGCTGTAGAAGGTGGCCGCGTTGGACGACTGGTCCGCGCCAAAGAGGTCGATGGTCACGCTGTAGTGGAAGTTCAGGTAGCGCTGGATCGTCTCCAGGTCGATCACGCCGGCGGCGCGCACCTGTTCCGGATCTTCGATGCCGCGTTCGCGCATGACCTCGCAGGTGCGCTGGATCACGCGCGACACGCCCGACTCGCCGACGAACATGTGGTGCGCTTCCTCGGTCAGCATGAAGCGCGTGGTGCGCGCGAGCGGATCGAAGCCCGACTCGGCCAGCGCGCACAGCTGGAACTTGCCGTCGCGGTCGGTGAAGTAGGTGAACATGAAGAACGACAGCCAGTCCGGCGTGCGCTCGTTGAAGGCGCCGAGGATGCGCGGATTGTCCTGGTCGCCGGAGCGGCGCTCCAGCAGCGCCTCGGCTTCTTCGCGGCCGTCGCGGCCGAAGTAGCGGTGCAGCAGGTAGACCATGGCCCACAGGTGGCGGCCTTCTTCCACGTTCACCTGGAACAGGTTGCGCAGGTCGTACAGGCTGGGCGCGGTCAGCCCCAGGTGGCGCTGCTGCTCGACCGATGCCGGCTCGGTATCGCCCTGCGTGACGATGATGCGGCGCAGGTTGGCGCGGTGCTCGCCGGGCACGTCCTGCCACGCGGCTTCGCCCTTGTGCTCGCCGAAATGGATCTTGCGCTCCGGGTCGGCCGGCTGCAGGAAGATGCCCCAGCGGTAGTCGGGCATCTTGACGTGCTCGAAGTGCGCCCAGCCCGACGGGTCGACCGACACCGCGGTGCGCAGGTACACGTCGAAGTTATGCGAGCCATCGGGCCCCATGTCGCGCCACCAGTCGAGGAAGGCGGGCTGCCAGTGCTCGAGCGCGCGCTGCAGCGCGCGGTCGTCGGACAGGTTGACGTTGTTGGGGATCTTCTGGCTGTAGTCGATGCTCACGGTGTCTCCTCGTTGTGCTGGCAGGGTCGTCAGACCCGGTCCCAGTCGAAGCGCGCCTTGTTGCCGGTGCCGAACACCTTCAGCGCGCCGTTCTCGCCGACGGCGTTGGGCCGCTGGAAGATCCAGTTCTGCCACGCGGTCAGGCGGCCGAAGATGCGCGTTGCCATGTTCTCGGCGCCGCCGAAGCGCAGGTTCGCTTCCATCCCGGTCAGTGCGTCGGGCGACAGGCTGGCGCGCTCTTCCAGCGCGATG
Encoded proteins:
- the boxA gene encoding benzoyl-CoA 2,3-epoxidase subunit BoxA, which codes for MGAPDIIKQHLIDPEICIRCNTCEDTCPIDAITHDDRNYVVKADVCNGCNACLSPCPTGAIDNWRTMLRGDAYPIAAQLLWDELPAEVPLPELDTAAEGAGSATPATATPEATIQSVETSRHTSPRAPWSAAHPYVNLHGVRAPVTATVAGNYRLTADDASSDIHHIVLDFGTHFFPILEGQSIGIVPPGTDDAGKPHYIRMYSVASPRDGERPGYNNLALTVKRVDQDHDGRPVRGVASSYLCDLAKGDTVQVVGPFGTTFLMPNHAQASVMMVCTGTGSAPMRAMTERMRRNLAHFSGRRMLFFGARNASELPYFGPLLKLPRDFLDIHFAFSRDPDAPRRYVQDAIREAADAAATLLADPNGHVYICGLKGMEAGVLAAFDAVCTGAGRSWAELEATMKAEGRLHIETY
- the boxB gene encoding benzoyl-CoA 2,3-epoxidase subunit BoxB, coding for MSIDYSQKIPNNVNLSDDRALQRALEHWQPAFLDWWRDMGPDGSHNFDVYLRTAVSVDPSGWAHFEHVKMPDYRWGIFLQPADPERKIHFGEHKGEAAWQDVPGEHRANLRRIIVTQGDTEPASVEQQRHLGLTAPSLYDLRNLFQVNVEEGRHLWAMVYLLHRYFGRDGREEAEALLERRSGDQDNPRILGAFNERTPDWLSFFMFTYFTDRDGKFQLCALAESGFDPLARTTRFMLTEEAHHMFVGESGVSRVIQRTCEVMRERGIEDPEQVRAAGVIDLETIQRYLNFHYSVTIDLFGADQSSNAATFYSAGLKGRFEEGKRADDHVLKGDAYRVLEVRDGRLGEREVPMLNALNEVLRDDYIKDSMGGVARWNKVIEKAGIPFRLTVPHKAFNRKIGTLANVHVSPQGELISEAEWKANERKWLATDEDRAFVASLMGRVVEPGKYANWIAPPAVGINRQPMDFEYVRFN